The genomic DNA CAAACGGTGCATCTTTATAAATCCCTCCTGACTGTGCCAACTCTACGAATTACTTATCCTTTAAACCCGCTAGAGTCTTTGAATTCAACCCTTTCACCGAAGTTTACGGATCAGGTTCAACGAACGTGCTAGAGATTGCGTCGTTCAGTGAGGTCGATCTAATTGATGACCCCGACCGTCCAGTTGACGAGTCAATCAGATTTATGTTTCAGCAAATTTACACATCGGCGATCGCGGCCAACACTACTTTGGGGGCCAATTTATCCTTAAACCAAACAATTCGCGCCGGAGTATCCTGCACCTTCACGCCTGCTTTTTCGAGGTTTAAGCGCTCGGAGATCGCCAAAATCAAATTGTCGCAACCAGATTGGCGCACCTGCGAGAACTTTTTGCGGAGATATTCGGGTCGCCAATAACCCACAATTTCGAGCAGAAACGTCCGACCATCAGGATGTACCAGGCGGAAGTCGGGAATCATCACACTGCCAGGGATCGGGATTAAATCCACTTCTCGTTCTAGCCGCCATTCTGATTTCAAGGAGTCCCAGCGATCGGCGAAGGACGCTTCTAGCATGCTGTCGTAGGGCTTACCGGGAGGATAATGCGTTACCAAACCACAGTCATCTTTGAGGCTGAAGTGACGTAATTTGGGTTCATTGGTGTAGAAGTCACGGGTTTGCAGCGTCGCTTTCAGGTTCCACTTCGTGACATGCAGCATTGCTGGAATGAGTTTAGCGATATCCAAGCCGTAGCGGGTGCTGACCTTAAACAAACTAGCAGGCCCATCAATCGTGATCGTAAAGCCATGATCCGCATCACCTTCAATGTAGGTCATCAGTTGAAATAGCTTCAGGTAGCGGAACAGCAGCTTGTACTCACCCGGATCGTTGCGATGCACATTTAGAATAATGTGGCTGGCTTTGTAGAATACGCCCTGCACTTGCGACAAGTTGTAGCGATGCAGCAACGCTTCGGGCGTGGGTTCCTCAAACTGCGTCAGGATACGGTTCTCTGCCAAGTCTGCATATAAACCCGCGCGAATTTGGTCGGGAAAGACTTCTCGCTCTAACTCCTTACTCAACAAATCTGCTAAGCGATCCAATATTTGGGGAGTAGCTTGGAGGCTGGGCAGCGTATTCGCCGCAAAGGCAAAAACTCGTTCTCGTAACTGCTGCGGCTCTAGGGGACTAATGATCTCAAAGGTACACATGGCACTCTTAAGCAAATGTGCCAAACCCCGCTTCATCCGATAGTCGGGGGTATCTCCTTCTAGCTCTTGGAGTTGCCGATTCAGTTCTCCCTGCGTCTGTCCCACCACATCTCGAAACAGAGAAATTAGCTCAGAGGCGATCGCGATATTTGTCGCCTCAATCTTCAGGCGTTTCGGGATGATCTCCTCCCCACTGTAACGGTGAATCAGCAGCTCGGTGGGTAGCATGGGCGCTTATCTCGTAAGGGCTAGATACAGGATTTGAGGGAACAATTTCTAATTGTCGGTGTGGCTGCGCGGGTTTGGGCTTGAATTTGGCAGTCGTCGGGGCAGTCGTAGAACGACGGCGATCGGAAGTGTTTTCTTCGCTGGTCTGCTCTGCCACCACTTCATACAGCATGGCTAATTTCTCGCCTTCTTTACTTCTACGCAGCACGCGACCTAAGCGTTGAATAAATTCTCGCTGCGAGCCTGTGCCAGAGAGAATCACTGCAACACTGGCTTCTGGCACATCTACGCCTTCATTCAAAACATGAGATGTCACCAAAGTTTTGTAAGTGCCGTTGCGAAAGCGGTCTAGAATTTCGTGGCGTTCTTTGACTGGGGTTTGGTGAGTCAGGGCTGGAATCAAGAAGTTTTGCGAGATCCGATAAACGGTGGCGTTGTCGTTGGTGAAGATCAGGATACGTTCTGGGTGGTGCTGCGACAACAGATCTGCTAAGACTCGGAGCTTTCCTTCTGTGCCTAGGGCGATCTCCTTCGACTCTCGGTGGGCTAACATGGCTCTCCGTCCTGCTTGCGATCGCGCACTCGCCTGCACAAACCGCTGCCATCCCTGGATGCTGCCCAACCGGATATTCACATCTTGCAAAAACTGATTGCGAGTTTTAATCAACTCATCATAGCGATCGCGCTCCTGAGCCGACAGTTTCACCTTAATCTGCACCACTTCATGATTTGCCAGTGCAGTTCCAGAGAGTTCTTCAGGGGTGCGGCGATAGACTTCTAGCCCAATTAGAGTTTCTAAATCGGTATGTCTGCCATCAGCCCGTTCTGGCGTAGCGGTGAGACCCAATCGGTAAGGGGCGATCGCGAACTCGGCAATGACGCGATTAAAGTCACTGGGTAAGTGGTGGCATTCATCAAAAATTAGCAACGCATATTGATTGCCCAAGGATTCAGCGTTGATGGCGGCACTGTCGTAGGTAGAAACGAGAATGGGGGTGCGATCGCGGGAGCCTCCACCCAACAAACCAATCTCGACATCGGGGAAAGCGGCCATTAGATGCGCATACCACTGATGCATCAAATCCAACGTGGGCACCACAATCAACGTGTGGCGAGGCGTCGCTTGCATCGCCATTTGGGCTAGATAGGTCTTCCCTGCCGCTGTGGGCAATACCACCACTCCCTGCCGCCCCGCCTCGATCCAGGCCGCTAGCGCCTCGCTTTGATGAGGATAAGGTTGCATCTCCACACTCGCCACCAACGGCAACGGTGCAAAAATTCTGGCTTGATCTTCAAAGGCGGTGCCATCAGATTGCAACGCTTCTACCAATTCGCGGTAATGAATCGCCGGAATTCGGAAGCGTTCTACCCGGTCGTCCCAAGTGGCAAACTCAATCCACGCTTTACCTTTCGGTGGTGGATGCAAAATCAATGTACCCCGATCAAAGGAGAGCGTAGGAGTGCGAGCCATCAGTCTCTAACAGTTGTTCTCTTCCGCTCATTCTAGAGGTTTCGTGGGATCAAGGCGATCGCAAAGCCAAACCCAATCAACGCAATCGAGGTTCGTAGCCAAGCCAGAAATGTTCGTTCGTTGGCTTGGTGTTCGCGTTGGCGATCGACCTGTGGCTTTTGAATCATGCCTGAGGAAGCGCTGGTGGCAGCGTCAGAGCCTGACTAATGTGGGTTGGGCTTCAGTTACCACAGGGGTCGTAGTCGGGTCGTAACCGAGCTGTTCAGTAATTCGTTGTTTCGCTAAAACTCGATATTCCCAAAAGTGCTCTCCCACAGCGCATAGGCTCAAATACATGGCCAGAGTCTGGGGTTTAGTTCGAGCGATCGCCCATAACTGTCGCCAAAACTGTGCCCGAATTTCGGGTCGTCGAATCCCTTGATGCCAGATTAACTGGCTCACCAGCCGCAACCCTCTACCCGGCGTAAACTGCATCGTCTGCTTGCGATCCGATTGGGGCGTAATGTTGAGACATTGCTGAAAGCAGCGTCTTAGGTAATTGGTAGGTTCATATAAAGTCCAAAAACCCTCGACATACTCTTTAGCAATTTCCGCGATCGGACGAGTCGGAACAAAATTCATGAGAGTATTTTGATCACCCACATCTGTCACGCCTGTACCTTCAACTAGGCGTTGCTCTTGTTGCAGCCGATTCCACAGAGCCGTGTTGGGTAGAGCTTGCAAAATCCCTAGCATGGGTTGAGGGATACTCGTTTGTTCCACAAAAGCTTGAATTCGCTCTCCCGCACCTGAGCGTTCTCCATCAAAGCCCAGAATAAAGCCAGCGTAGATCAGCAATCCTGCGTCATTGATTTTGCGGCAAGCCTCGATCAGCGGGTTACGCGTATTCTGCATCTTGCGCGTCACCTGGAGGCTGTCTTGATCCGGCGTTTCAATCCCGAGGAAGACTGCGTAGAAACCCGCTGCTCGCATCATCTGTAGTAGTTCATCATCTTCTGCCAAGTTCACAGAAGCTTCGGTCATAAAAGTGAAAGGATAGTCGTGCTCCTGCATCCAGGGAATCAATTCTCGTAAGAAGCGTTTGACGTTGCGCTGATTGCCAATAAAGTTGTCATCCACAATAAAGAGCGAGCCTCGCCAGCCCAAGTCATACAGCGCTTGTAATTCGGCTAAAGCTTGCTGTGGTTCTTTGGTGCGGGGTTTGCGACCGTAGAGCGTGATGATGTCACAAAACTCACAATTAAAAGGACAACCCCGCGAAAACTGAATTGCCATCATGAAGTAGGCATCGCGTTGCAGCAAGTCGAAACGGGGCAGAGGACTTAAGCTGACATCTGGTTTTTCGAGAGAACGAAAGACTCCTTGAGATTCCCCTTGCGCGATCGCCGCCAAAAACTGCGGCACTGTCATCTCTCCTTCATCTAGGATCAGATAATGTGCTCCAGAATCTAGAGCGTCTTGCGGTACCGAGGTGGGATACGGCCCGCCCACGGCCACCTTCTTGCCCAATTGCACTGCTTTTTGAATCAGGGCGTGGAAGTCTGGTTTCTGCACCAGCATGGCCGAGAGGATGACTATGTCACACCATTCCCAGTCTGCCTCGGTTTCAACTTTGACGTTGCGATCGTAGAACCGAATCTCCCAGTCTTGAGGGAGGAGTGCAGCAACTGTGATAATGCCCAAGGGAGGAATGACGGCTTTGAGTCCAGCCATCTCCATGCAGCGATCGTACGACCAAAAAGACTGGGGAAACCGAGGATAGAGCAGCAGTGCTTTCATAAGATCCTAGGTATAGCTTTAGCTTTACCTTGGCAGGAGAAAATACTCGTTACATCCTACGGAAGATTGATCTTCACTGGATACGCTGAAGCTAAATCAGTAGTCTCTAGCCTATAGGTTTCTAGCCTACAGATAATCTCGTTACGGTGAATTGGCCTATGTAGCCAAGCGATCGCGACTCTCCAGCAAGGCCGTAACTGCATTCACAACCACTTGGGCAGACCCTGCAAAGAATTTCTGGTCAATGGTGTCTGGAGTGTCGCTGGGTTGGTGATAGTGAGGTGTGCGGAAATTTGCGGTATCGCTGATCACAACTGCCCCAATACCCTTTTGCCAAAACGGGGCGTGGTCGCTGCGGAGCAAGTCTGGAGTTAATAAACCCCGCAGTGGTATGGGCAAAGTAATCACCGCTGGTAGATTCGGTTTGGCTGACTGATGGAAAGCTTCTAGCAAGGGTAAATGTTCTTGATCACCGATCGCGGCTAAAAAATCGCCTTGGGTCGTCGTCGGCTGGAAAGGCAACCCCACCGGATATTTTTGGCATCCCGGTTGGTAGCAAGCATAGCCCAGCATTTCTGGGATGATCACCCCTTGCAAGTTATCTAACAAGCTGTCATTCGAGGCGTAGGCGAAGCTTCCCAGTAACCCCCGCTCCTCCTGGTCAAAAAAAGTCACTCTTAAAGTCCGGGGAGTCGAGCGCGCACCCAATAATTGAGCCACTTCCAGCGTGGTTGCCACTCCAGTCGCATTGTCATCGGCTCCAGGAGATCCCAGGACTGTATCAAAGTGCGCGGCCACGAGAATGCTGCCTGCTTGCGGGTCGGTGCCTGGTCGCTCCGCCACCACATTCACCCCACTGCTAAACACTTGCAGATGAGGCTGCCAACCTGCTCGTTCCAGTACTTGCAAAATGTATTCTCGCGCCTGAAGGCGATCGCTCTCGCTATGCCGCTCAAACGCCAACGCTTGCACATGATCAAACAAACGCTTGGCATCTACCGCAGGAGCATTGACCCGCTGAGCAATGGGTGGAGCAGTGCTGGAGTCGGGCGCTGACGGTGCAAATTGGGAAAGCTGCTCAGATAGGGCTGTATCCTTGCGGAAATGATTCACCACCATATATTTCGGCGATCGCATGGGCCAATGTTGGCCTGCCACTAAACCCACCAGCACTGTCAATAAAAAGAGTGCTACCCAAATCCAATGCCGCTTCCGCATAATTTCCTTGCCGCGATCGCAACTTGGTGATCCTAGCTCGTTTACTATCTTGGTTGCAGGCAGTGATAGCAGGCAAGATAGAACTAGAAGCCACAGTCCCTCGGCTTCTCAGATTACGACTCCTGCACCAGGAGAACAATCATGACTCCCAAATTAGTTATCTCATGTACTGCTGTATTAGCTGTTCTAGCTAGTCTTACCGCTAGTCTGCCGCCTGCGATCGCCAGAACCCCAGTGGCGATTAATAGCATCGTCATCAGCGGTGTGGATGTAAGTGGCATTGTCTTTGCTAGCTTCTCCGTCCCCAATCGCGATCACGACCGGGCCTCTTTCAACAGCGAACTCAGCCTTTACGAGCTGCACATCGCCAAGATGTATGAAGTCACCGATGCCCTATGCCAGCGGCGACTCACCTTCCCCTTTAATCAACCCATACAAATCTTTCAATGGTCTTACTCAGCTAACAACCTCCCGATTGGTCAATTGCAGGTTAGTTGCCGTGAAGCTCAAGACATCTTCAACACCTATGGACGAGCCTTTTTAGCCGAGTCAACCACAATTCGTCGCCCCTGGAGTGCGGGTTCGACTCCTAGCTCCGAAACACTCCAAGCACCTACCCTCAATCTGGCAGGATATCGAGCACCGCTGTGGAAGAACTTCACGCGCCAATTACGCCTCAGCGGTAACTATTAGCATTAGGGAGTAGGGGCAAGTTAAGGCGCAGCTTCAGCCTGTTGTTGCTTAGCGTAGTCGAAGTTGCGCTGGTACTCCTGCAACTTCGTTTGAGCCGTTTCGTAATTTGCACTATCCGGTGGCACTTCTTCTAGAAGCAGAATTGATTGGTTCCACAGATTTGCCACAGCATACCAATCGCCCTCAGTTTCTGCTGACTGCCCCAAGCTTGAGGCTTTTGTCGCTCGGTTGATTGCTTGCCGAAATGGATCATTAGCATCAACTGGTTTAGTAGATTGCGCTGGAGTCGTTTTCGGGGATGCAGTCGGCATTACCGTTGGTGACTCAGGAGACATGGCTGGATCGGAGAGCGAAGGTGCGGTGACAGGTTCGGGCTGCGGGAGTTGCCGCTGTTGATAGGCATCAATACCAAACCAGGTACCCGCCACGATCGCAAGCCCAGAAAGCACCGCCATTGTGATTTTGAAGATGCTGTAGGGGCGATCGCCTAACACTTCTCCCGTTTGGGCATTCACCATTACCTGATACTGCTTATTGTTAAAGCGGTAAGCCGAAAGCCATACAGGTAAAAGAATGTGCTTAAAGGTAATCGCACTATAGGCCGTGGACACAGAATGTACTCGCTGCTCATCCCCACCAATGTTGCAGCGCACATCTGAGTGAATCACCGGAGCCATCTTGCCTTTAGCGGTTTCAAATCCTTCCTGCAAGTTGACTTGATAACGTTGAGCCTTAAACCCTGCCAAAAACGAAGGATTATAGGGAGCCAACCGCGACAAATCCCAAGGCTCCAACTCTTCTAAGCGCTCAATATCTACAGACTGTGAAGCTGCTACCAACACATCATCAAAGAAGCGATCGACTCGGCCAGATACAGAATTCCAGCGAGTATGCCGCACTTGTCGAGTTTTGGTAACCGTTTTGCCCTCAGAATCGGTTTCTTGATAAGTCTCTGTCACGTAGTAGTACGTTCCCCGTTCCCCTTGATAATGGCTTACCGTGAACGAGTCATAGGTCCAGAAGGGCAAGTACATGCCTTGCAACCCTTCATGCTGCGCCATTTTTTTCAGACCATTAGGCGCAAACCAGAGCTTGCCTAACCAGTGGTGAATTTTTTCACGGGCAGCTTTTTGCCCCACACTAAACGGCAACACGGCTTCTGGGGCAATAAGAGGATCTGCTGCTTGTGGTTGCGCCACAATACTGGTGCCACAGAAGGGACATAGCCCAGCCACATCGGGTGGCTCAAACTCAATTTGTGCCCGACAGCCCGGACAAGACACCTCCATCGCTGTTGCGGAGAGCGCCGCCATTTTCGTCCGACCTGGATTGAGATATTCCTCATACGATCGCTCCACCACTTGTTCGGCACTTTGAGGAATGATTTCCTCTCGACCACAGTAAGGACATTTCAGTTGCCCCGCTTGAGGATTAAATTGCAAACTTGCCCCACAACCAGGACAAGGAAATTGTTTGATCAGCGGTTGGGTGGTAGTCATAATGGGGAGTTCAGCTAGCAGGAGGTGCAGGTGGAATTGAAGCTAAAACAGCGGCCAACTCAGGCACTTCTGTCACCAACTTCCAGCCTTCCATCCCCGATCGCCAAACATGGGTTTGAGCAGTCAAGCCATTTTGAGGCAGTTGATCTGGAGTAAATGGCCCTAGATTTTGACCACCCCGTGAAATAAACCATTGAACTTGCACAGGCGGTGGTGGTGGTGCAGGAGGCATCCCAGACGCTCCACTAGGCATTCCAAGGGCAGGCGCTGGCGCTTGTACACCTTGGAGATTAGAAATGAGTTGCTGCCCCATTGCCAAACCCACACCAAAATCCAACGCTTGATTGCCGCCACCCGGATTGTTAGCCGACGCTTCAACCGCGTTAGCTGCTTGAAACTGAGCGTATTGCTGCATATTGCCCAAAATGCCCATCGAGGCTCGCTTATCGAGAGCCGTTTCAACTTCGGGAGGCAGGGAAACACTCTCAATTAATAACTGGGTAAGTTCCAACCCAAATTGCTGTACTTCTGGCTGCATCCCTGCTCGAATGGTTTCTCCCATCTCACCATAGCGAGATGCAAAGTCAAATAAGGGAATATTGCCTCGACCAAACCAGGTGGCAAAGGCTGTGATGATCATGTTGCGAATTTGGTCGCTGACTTCATCCACCTGGAATAAGCCATCAGTACTCACCAATTGGCGAATCAGTTGAGCAGGATCTGCGACCCGGATGTTGTAGCTGCCAAACGCTCTTAGGCGGACTGGGCCTAGCTCCGGGTCACGAATCGTGATGGCATTGGGCGTGCCCCACTTCAGGTTGGTAAAAATCTTGGTATTAAAGAAGTAAACTTCTGCTTTGAAGGGAGAATTAAATCCGTATTGCCAACCTTTTAGAGTGCTGAGAAGCGGTAAATTTTGTGTCGTTAAGTCATAAAGACCAGGGCTAAAGGTGTCAGCAATTTGGCCCTCGTTGATGAATACTGCCTTCTGCCCAGGTCGTACCGTCAGCTTAGCTCCCATCTTAATTTCATTGTTGTGGCGCTGAAACCGATAGGCGATCGTATCGTTGCTTTGATCGAGCCACTCAACGATATCAACAAATTCGCCTCTAATCTTGTCAAAAATGCCCACTCGGTTTTCTCCTGGATTTACCTGAGCTAGTGCCTGGACTTGTAATCGCTTTGCTGCACTGCCAAGCACCTATCTACTTAGTGCCCATTTAGCAGCCAGAGTCATCAGTTAACTTCAAAAATACTGCGTGAAGTTCCAGAAAACAGCTATTTGAACCCACCCACCTTGACGACCGTTGTGGAAACCAGTAATTTTCAGGAAAACTTTATGAATTTTGACGAGAGTGGGCAAAATGAACTAGGGGAAATTCAGGAGCCATGCTACCTAGAATCCACCTCTCGTGAATCGCGTCCCTGCCTAGAACCGTGAGGTCAAGCCATGAAGATCGTGCATAGAGCAATCACAATTTTGGGAGCTGTTCTCTTGTTGGGTGGACTAAGCCCAACTGTTTTGGCTCAATCTGAGAAAACCAAACAGCCAAAGGCTCAAGATTTCTATCGCAGCGGAGCTACCCAAGCCAAGCAAGAAAACTACGACGCAGCTCTGAAAGAATTTGACCAAGCGATCGAACTCAACCCGAATTACGGTTCAGCTTTTGTGAATCGTGGCTACATCCGGTCTACGCTAGGGGACAAAGAAGGAGCTTTAGAAGACTTTAATCAAGCCATCGAGCTAAACTCCACTGATCCAACTGCATACGTGAATCGGGGCAATCTTTACTACCAAGGTGGCAATTCTCAAGCAGCCGTAGAAGACTTTAATCAAGCGATCGCCCTTAAACCCGACTATGCCGCTGCCTATCTGAATCGAGGGTTTGTGCATTCTGCTTTAGGAGATAGCCAAGCCGCTCTGACGGATTTCAATCAGGCAGTCAAGTACAACCAAAACTATGCCGAAGCTCATTTGAACCGAGGTGTGATTCGGGCAGCTTTGGGCGATCGCAATGCCGCTCTAGACGATCTCGATCGCGCAGTGCAACTCAACCCTGATTACGCTGAAGCTTATTTCAATCGGGGATTTATCCGGGCCACGAATGGCAATCAAACGGGGGCAGTGGACGACTTCACCGATGCAATTCGAGTCCGCTCTAGCTACGCGGAAGCCTACGCAAATCGGGGGTTTGCTCTCGTGGTTATGGGACAGCCTCAAGTTGCGATCGCTGATTTCAATCAAGCAATTCAACTACAACCTAACTACCCAGAAGCCTACAAAGGTCGAGGTGACGCGCGAGCAGCTCTAGGCGACCAACAGGGGGCGACCAACGATTACTCCCAAGCATTGCAGATCAATCCCAACTACGCTGTGGCTTATGCCACTCGTGCCAAAGCTCGCTCTAATGCTGGAGACACCCAAGGAGCCTTGGAAGACTACACCCAAGCTCTCAGCATGAACACCAGCAACGATACCGCTTATACCGAACGAGGCATGAACCGCAAAGTCGCTGGAGATAACCAGGGAGCGATCGAAGACTATAGCCAAGCCATCCAAATCAATCCAGGTAATGCGGATGCTTACTTCCAGCGAGGCTTACTGCAATTAAGCCAAGGCAATCGCCAACAGGCACTGGCAGACATGGAAACCGCTGCGAATCTTTATCTCAAATTGGGTCGAGCCGATGGTTACCGCAACGTCATTGCTCAGCTCAATCAAGTTCGCTAGGTACATGGCTTAAAGAGCATCTGAATCTCCTCCCGCCTACAGCATCCCTCTTCTTAGGGAGAGGGGCTGGGGAAGAGAGGCTCAAAAAAATTCTGGTATTGCACTATTTAAAGCAGAACCGTGAGGGAGAGCAGTGAGATAGAGCGAACAGCTTAATATTCTTCCTGCTGGGGTTCATCAGCCATGAGTAGCTTATCTACTTGCTCTAAGCTCAGATATTGATCTAGATATTCACCAACTAGTGGCAATAATATTTGCACTCGGTCTTCTAATTCTTCTAGATATTCTAAGAGTTCCATAAAGGCTAAGTTGCTCCAAGCTGTAATTTTTTAACTGCACTCACCTTAATTGCTATAACCTGAGCGCATAAAGACTTAAACATAAATCCCTCTTGACTTATTGTGTAATTGATTTGCACAAGAAAAGCGACTGAGACACCAAAAATACGTGATACTTATCACACCCCATCCTAAAAATTGGGAATTAGCTTAGTTGAGTTTTGGCCCTACGAACTAGTAATACTGCTAGCCACTTCAGCGCTAAGAGCACTGAAAACGCGCCATTTTTAGGATGTTTCTACATTCCTAGATCCTTGACAATTTTGGGTGGAATTAATTGAGAGGAGTCAGTAGGGATTTAGCATGAATGCCAATCAAATCTGTCAGCAATATGCTGCTGGAGAACGTAATTTCTGTGGGGTAGATTGGAGCGATCTTGATTTGTCAGGTCTTCATTTGATCGAGGTTGATTTAACTGGAGCCAACCTCAGCCGCACCAATCTAGCTGGAACCAAGTTAGCTCTGGCTAATCTAACGGAAGCCAATTTAAACAGTGCAAATTTGAGTCGTACTAATTTAACTGGAGTCGATCTGAACCGAGCCAATCTACGCCGAGCCAAGCCTGTGGGTGCGATTCTGATTGGGGCTGATTTAAGTCAGGCAGATCTACTAGAAGCAGATTTGACAGGAGCCATTTTAAGTGCAGCGAATCTGCAAGGTGCGAATCTGCGAGAAGCAGTTTTGCGAGAAACTGATCTTGCAGGAGCTAATTTGACAGGGGTTAGTTTGCAGAAGGCAAATCTCAGTGATGCTAACCTGCGAGGAGCCATTCTGCGCAACGCTGACCTAGTGGGTGCTAACTTAACTCGCGCTAACTTAGCAGGCACAGATTTGCTAGGAGCCAACTTACGAGATGTGATTATGCTTGACAACGTTATCTACGAATAGCCATGATTTTTGGGCTAAAGATAACTGGTTGCTAGCTGAGGTGTGCATGCAGAAGTGGGAGTATTGTGAAGTTTTCTATTTTGTTAACCGGGTTGGCTCTACCTCAACCCTGAGACTACAACTCAATGGGGAACAGCAAAATAATGTTTCTAGCGTGATTGAGTTTCTCAATCGGCTTGGTCGGCAAGGGTGGGAAATGGTGAGCCATGTGGTGAGCCAAGAGATCATCTCGCAAGATGATTACGGCAAGTATATGTACACCAGTACCTTCAACACGCTGACCTTCAAACGCCCTCTATAGTGCTACGCATCAAGTTTAGGGCAAAGGGGGTGTGGGGGCGAAGCCCCCAGCCAGGGGTTTCACCCCTGCACCCCGTCTTAACCTTTATCAGTACTGCTATACCAAATTAGGAGAGCCAGACTACTAGCTCTGACAAAACGATTACTTGCTCACGGATTACGCATCTCAGCCACATGATTTGCTCACAAATCTCCGTTGGCCCAACGCTACTCCCGTGACCTTAAAGTTGAGCGGACACTACTTTGCCAGACTCGCAACGGTTTTGCAATGGCTTTGCAATGCCGTACCTCGTCATGCCTCCGCCTCAGTAGATCTACTCCCTACTAAGGTGTTTCAGTTGCGGAGATCAGGGATAGTACAGATCCGGAATTACCCAATAGTGCCTTGTTGTCTACTCTATCGATAGTTTTCTGACAGGTTCTGGTGACGTTGGCACCCGCCTACTCTCAGGTTCACATCTCCTAAAGCTTAAATTACCCTTTTAAGTTGCAATGTTGAGTGAATTATCTGGGAACCTAAAGAGAGACTGTGATTATACGGAATCTTAATTCCTTACGATTACTCAGTATAATTGGCACCTTGCTTAGATAGGGGGTGATCGAGGAATCATCAGCCACCGTACGTATTCATTCAACAGCCCCTATTGGAGAATGCATCTAGCATGGAAACTTTAGCTTTTGTTCATAGCGCGATCGCCTACGCTGACCCCGATGCGGAGCCACAATTCTCTTTCCAGCCTCTTAACTTCAAACTCCTCAATTCTGGATGGATGAGCTTGGCCGCGATCGCGATCGGCTTGGCAATTCTCAGTACCACTTCAGATGCAATGGCAGCAGTTATAAAACGTGGTTCTAGTGGCAGTCTCGTCGGCACTATACAGTCAGCCTTGGTCAATCGTGGCTACAACACGGGTGGCGTGGATGGTGTTTTTGGTCCTGCGACTGAGTCGGCTGTCATTCGCTTCCAGCAAAAACAAGGACTGAGCGCTGATGGCATTGTCGGTGCGGCAACAGCGGCAGCTCTAGGCATCAATAACGGCAGCATCACTGGTGGTGGCGGTGGCGGTGGCGGCGCTCCTGGCACTTACACAGTTACTGCTGGAAGTGGGCTACTGATTCGCTCAACCCCTAGTCGAGGAAGTGCGGTAATCGGCAGTTTGGGGTACGGCGGGCAAGTGAGTGTTACCAGCAATCGGGCCTCCGGGGACGGTTACACATGGGCACAGCTTGCGGGCGGTGGCTGGGTAGCGGCAGACTACCTCAGCGCTGGCGGTGGTGGCGGTGGCGGTGGTGGTGGCGCTCCGAGCGGTGCGGTCACGATCTCGACCAATGGCAGCGCTCTCAACATTCGCTCTGGCCCTGGTTCTGGCTATGGCGTGGTTGGCAGTTTGTCCAATGGCTCACAAGCTAGCATCACTGGGCGCACCTCCAACGGCTGGTATGAACTGGCTAATGGGGGCTGGGTTTCTGGCTCTTGG from Trichocoleus desertorum ATA4-8-CV12 includes the following:
- a CDS encoding pentapeptide repeat-containing protein, translated to MNANQICQQYAAGERNFCGVDWSDLDLSGLHLIEVDLTGANLSRTNLAGTKLALANLTEANLNSANLSRTNLTGVDLNRANLRRAKPVGAILIGADLSQADLLEADLTGAILSAANLQGANLREAVLRETDLAGANLTGVSLQKANLSDANLRGAILRNADLVGANLTRANLAGTDLLGANLRDVIMLDNVIYE
- a CDS encoding SH3 domain-containing protein; the encoded protein is METLAFVHSAIAYADPDAEPQFSFQPLNFKLLNSGWMSLAAIAIGLAILSTTSDAMAAVIKRGSSGSLVGTIQSALVNRGYNTGGVDGVFGPATESAVIRFQQKQGLSADGIVGAATAAALGINNGSITGGGGGGGGAPGTYTVTAGSGLLIRSTPSRGSAVIGSLGYGGQVSVTSNRASGDGYTWAQLAGGGWVAADYLSAGGGGGGGGGGAPSGAVTISTNGSALNIRSGPGSGYGVVGSLSNGSQASITGRTSNGWYELANGGWVSGSWIY
- a CDS encoding tetratricopeptide repeat protein gives rise to the protein MKIVHRAITILGAVLLLGGLSPTVLAQSEKTKQPKAQDFYRSGATQAKQENYDAALKEFDQAIELNPNYGSAFVNRGYIRSTLGDKEGALEDFNQAIELNSTDPTAYVNRGNLYYQGGNSQAAVEDFNQAIALKPDYAAAYLNRGFVHSALGDSQAALTDFNQAVKYNQNYAEAHLNRGVIRAALGDRNAALDDLDRAVQLNPDYAEAYFNRGFIRATNGNQTGAVDDFTDAIRVRSSYAEAYANRGFALVVMGQPQVAIADFNQAIQLQPNYPEAYKGRGDARAALGDQQGATNDYSQALQINPNYAVAYATRAKARSNAGDTQGALEDYTQALSMNTSNDTAYTERGMNRKVAGDNQGAIEDYSQAIQINPGNADAYFQRGLLQLSQGNRQQALADMETAANLYLKLGRADGYRNVIAQLNQVR
- a CDS encoding SPFH domain-containing protein, which produces MGIFDKIRGEFVDIVEWLDQSNDTIAYRFQRHNNEIKMGAKLTVRPGQKAVFINEGQIADTFSPGLYDLTTQNLPLLSTLKGWQYGFNSPFKAEVYFFNTKIFTNLKWGTPNAITIRDPELGPVRLRAFGSYNIRVADPAQLIRQLVSTDGLFQVDEVSDQIRNMIITAFATWFGRGNIPLFDFASRYGEMGETIRAGMQPEVQQFGLELTQLLIESVSLPPEVETALDKRASMGILGNMQQYAQFQAANAVEASANNPGGGNQALDFGVGLAMGQQLISNLQGVQAPAPALGMPSGASGMPPAPPPPPVQVQWFISRGGQNLGPFTPDQLPQNGLTAQTHVWRSGMEGWKLVTEVPELAAVLASIPPAPPAS